The sequence GGCATTTTCGAACCGCATCGCCGCCTTGACCGGGCAATGGTCTCCGCTGCTTGGGAGGGTGCGGAAGACGCCGATATCATCGTCTTGCTCGTTGATGCACGCGCCGGTCTCGGGACGAAGGTCACTTCGATCGTGGAGCGCATCAAGCATCGTTCCGAAAAGACCATACTCGTCATGAACAAAGTCGACATTGCCGCCAAGGACAAGATGCTGGGCCATGTCGTCAAGCTGCATGAATTGGCTGATTTCGACGAAACATTCTTTGTCAGCGCCAAAACCGGCGACGGTCTGGAGGAATTGCGATCATTCCTGGTAGAAGCGATGCCTGAAGGCCCCTGGCACTTTCCTGCCGATCAGGTGTCCGATGCCAGTGAGCGTATACTAGCGGCGGAGATCACCCGCGAGCAGGTGTTTCGGCAGTTGCACGCAGAATTGCCCTACGCGACTGCCATCGCGATGGAACAATATAAGGAGCGCCCTGATGGTTCGCTCGAGATCCATCAGCAAATCCTCGTCGAAAAGGCGAGTCAGAAAGCTATCATTCTTGGCAAGGGTGGCCACCAGATAAAGGAAATCGGTGCAAAAGCCCGGGCTGAACTGTCCGGCATATTGGGCAAGCCCGTCCATCTTTATCTACACGTCAAGGTCAGTGCGAACTGGGACGAGGACCGCAGCCTTTATCAGGATATGGGGCTCGACTGGGTCAAATAGCCTGCTGCAATATGGCGAATTCAGAAATCGTCATGGCAGACGGCCGCTGTGACCCAACCATGCTCTGACAAGCAATGAGATTCAGCGCCATCGATCCGCGAGATTTCAGGACCGGCTTGCGCATATTCCGCGTTCAATCGAGCAAATCTTAGTAATAAATTAGCCTTTTTTGCCGATGGTTTTCAG comes from Sphingorhabdus sp. YGSMI21 and encodes:
- the era gene encoding GTPase Era; the encoded protein is MMQKCGVVALIGAPNAGKSTLINALVGQKVAITSSKPQTTRTRLLGIAIEDDTQLLLVDTPGIFEPHRRLDRAMVSAAWEGAEDADIIVLLVDARAGLGTKVTSIVERIKHRSEKTILVMNKVDIAAKDKMLGHVVKLHELADFDETFFVSAKTGDGLEELRSFLVEAMPEGPWHFPADQVSDASERILAAEITREQVFRQLHAELPYATAIAMEQYKERPDGSLEIHQQILVEKASQKAIILGKGGHQIKEIGAKARAELSGILGKPVHLYLHVKVSANWDEDRSLYQDMGLDWVK